Proteins encoded by one window of Cannabis sativa cultivar Pink pepper isolate KNU-18-1 chromosome 4, ASM2916894v1, whole genome shotgun sequence:
- the LOC115714722 gene encoding endonuclease 2 yields the protein MENWWVKLCLVSLLIMFPALIHGWGNDGHYTVCRIAQGRLSKEAENGVKELVSGSGESELGWLCTWADHVKFRYHWSSALHFIDTPDSLCSYDYNRDCKDEDGSKGRCVAGAINNYTTQLLTYNHHHSQSQYNLTEALLFLAHFIGDIHQPLHVGFTSDRGANTIDVHWYTRKQNLHHIWDASIIETAEEKYYDSNVESLVKAIEHNITTEWADEIKSWETCNLNNTACPDIYASEGIKYACDWAYKDAKEGSVLEDDYFLSRLPIVNLRLAEAGVRLAATLNRIFG from the exons ATGGAGAATTGGTGGGTTAAATTGTGTTTAGTGTCTTTGCTTATTATGTTTCCAGCCCTTATTCATGGTTGGGGAAATGATGGTCATTATACAGTTTGCCGGATTGCTCag GGTCGGTTGAGCAAAGAAGCTGAAAATGGTGTGAAGGAATTGGTATCAGGAAGTGGAGAGAGTGAATTGGGTTGGTTATGTACATGGGCAGATCATGTTAAGTTTAGGTATCATTGGTCTTCTGCTCTTCATTTTATTGACACTCCTGACTCTCTTTGTTCATACGATTACAACA GGGATTGTAAGGATGAAGATGGTAGCAAAGGAAGGTGTGTTGCAGGGGCCATTAACAACTACACTACTCAGCTTCTCACCTACAATCACCACCACTCTCAATCTCAAT ATAACCTCACAGAAGCTCTTCTATTCCTTGCTCATTTTATCGGTGATATTCATCAG CCTTTACATGTGGGTTTTACCTCAGACAGAGGAGCCAATACCATTGATGTTCATTGGTACACAAGGAAACAAAATCTTCACcat atttgGGATGCCAGCATAATTGAGACAGCAGAAGAGAAATACTATGACTCCAATGTAGAAAGCCTAGTTAAAGCCATTGAACATAATATTACG ACTGAATGGGCTGATGAGATTAAGAGCTGGGAAACTTGCAATTTGAATAACACAGCATGCCCAGACAT ATATGCATCTGAAGGGATCAAGTATGCTTGTGATTGGGCATATAAAGATGCAAAGGAGGGTTCTGTGTTAGAag ATGATTATTTCCTGTCTCGATTGCCAATAGTCAACTTAAGGCTAGCAGAAGCTGGAGTACGATTGGCTGCAACTCTCAACCGTATTTTCGGTTAA